A window from Desulfovibrio desulfuricans encodes these proteins:
- a CDS encoding CD3324 family protein, which produces MGYKKATKVLPQHLLRAIQEYVDGEYLYIPRKEENRKHWGEAAPNRAFRVARNSEIVARRKAGWSVAQLAERYFLSEKAVYKILAALN; this is translated from the coding sequence ATGGGCTATAAAAAAGCGACTAAAGTTCTGCCGCAACATTTGTTGCGGGCCATACAGGAATATGTTGACGGGGAATACCTGTACATTCCCCGCAAGGAAGAAAACAGAAAACACTGGGGAGAAGCTGCCCCCAACCGTGCGTTCCGTGTTGCCAGAAACAGCGAGATAGTTGCGCGGCGCAAGGCGGGCTGGTCTGTTGCGCAACTGGCGGAACGGTATTTTCTTTCCGAAAAAGCGGTTTACAAAATTCTTGCGGCCTTGAACTGA
- the dut gene encoding dUTP diphosphatase, giving the protein MAPVDIAFVRPGARELYAQGQDDFLAPATSQSAGMDLRACLDTPEAVIPAGGRLKVSTGISVQPRAAGIAGFVYSRSGLGARDGITVAQGVGIIDPDYTGEILVFLLNTSGQERRIQNGERVAQLIFQPFVRPRWREVTELSATERGSGGFGHTGR; this is encoded by the coding sequence ATGGCCCCCGTGGACATTGCGTTTGTGCGCCCCGGCGCGCGTGAACTCTATGCCCAGGGGCAGGACGATTTTCTTGCTCCCGCCACCAGCCAGTCGGCAGGCATGGATCTGCGGGCCTGCCTTGATACGCCCGAAGCGGTTATTCCCGCCGGGGGCAGGCTCAAGGTAAGCACGGGCATCAGTGTGCAGCCCCGCGCGGCTGGCATTGCCGGTTTTGTTTACTCGCGCAGCGGCCTTGGCGCGCGCGACGGCATCACCGTCGCCCAGGGCGTCGGCATCATCGACCCGGACTATACCGGGGAAATTCTGGTGTTCCTTCTGAACACCTCCGGCCAGGAGCGCCGCATCCAGAACGGCGAGCGCGTGGCCCAGCTCATCTTTCAGCCCTTTGTGCGACCGCGATGGCGTGAAGTAACGGAACTGTCTGCCACAGAGCGCGGTTCCGGCGGTTTCGGTCACACCGGGCGCTGA
- a CDS encoding aspartate aminotransferase family protein, protein MSQAFAAVKAGEESLLCRSYSRYPLAIVRGKGARLWDVDGKEYVDLLAGIAVTALGHCNDEICAALEAQSHKLWHVSNLFYQEEQLELARLLLSTSHHSKAFFCNSGAEANEACIKLARRYMRSVKKRDAYEIITLEGCFHGRTLGSLAATGRESLSNGFTPLPEGFKQVPANDLAAMEAAITPATAAVLVEVVQGEGGIVPLPADYLHGVEALCRKHDILFMCDEVQAGLCRTGKFWAFQTCGLTPDIISMAKSLANGLPMGAMLATDEVAQGFEAGSHATTFGGGALVSAVAAKTVEIMLRDKLADRASTLGEHMKAQLAALQQRVPGKIREVRGIGLMLGIELTVSGKDVWEELLRRGFICNLSHGITLRLLPPLNIEQADLDSFVTTLEDILKAF, encoded by the coding sequence ATGTCACAAGCCTTTGCCGCCGTGAAAGCCGGGGAAGAGAGCCTGCTCTGCCGTTCCTACAGCCGTTACCCGCTGGCTATCGTGCGAGGCAAGGGCGCGCGACTCTGGGACGTGGACGGCAAGGAATATGTCGATCTGCTGGCGGGCATTGCCGTAACTGCCCTTGGGCACTGCAATGATGAAATCTGCGCCGCCCTTGAGGCCCAGTCGCACAAGCTCTGGCACGTGAGCAACCTGTTTTATCAGGAAGAACAGCTTGAACTGGCCCGGCTGCTGCTCTCAACGAGCCACCACAGCAAGGCCTTTTTCTGCAACTCCGGTGCAGAAGCCAACGAGGCCTGCATAAAGCTGGCGCGCCGCTACATGCGCAGCGTGAAAAAGCGTGATGCCTACGAAATCATCACCCTCGAGGGCTGCTTTCATGGCCGCACGCTCGGATCGCTGGCAGCAACGGGCCGCGAAAGCCTGAGCAATGGTTTTACCCCCCTGCCCGAGGGCTTCAAGCAGGTTCCGGCCAACGACCTCGCAGCGATGGAAGCCGCCATCACCCCCGCCACCGCCGCAGTGCTGGTTGAAGTGGTGCAAGGCGAAGGCGGCATTGTGCCCCTGCCCGCAGACTACCTGCACGGTGTTGAGGCCCTGTGCCGCAAACACGACATCCTCTTTATGTGTGATGAAGTGCAGGCGGGCCTGTGCCGTACCGGCAAGTTCTGGGCTTTCCAGACCTGCGGCCTCACGCCCGACATCATCAGCATGGCCAAATCCCTCGCCAACGGCCTGCCCATGGGCGCCATGCTGGCTACGGACGAAGTTGCGCAGGGCTTTGAGGCGGGCAGCCACGCCACCACCTTTGGCGGCGGCGCGCTTGTTTCCGCTGTGGCGGCCAAGACGGTTGAAATCATGCTGCGCGACAAGCTGGCAGACCGCGCCAGCACGTTGGGCGAGCACATGAAGGCCCAGCTGGCCGCTCTCCAGCAGCGCGTTCCTGGCAAAATCCGCGAAGTGCGCGGCATTGGCCTCATGCTGGGCATTGAACTGACCGTTTCCGGCAAGGATGTGTGGGAAGAACTGCTGCGCCGGGGCTTCATATGCAACCTGAGCCACGGCATCACCCTGCGCCTCCTGCCGCCCCTGAACATTGAGCAGGCGGATCTGGACAGCTTTGTGACCACGCTCGAAGACATTTTGAAGGCTTTTTAA
- a CDS encoding TraR/DksA family transcriptional regulator, producing MDVFDQATELERLDRESALLRARAAVDRGGPEWINGVACCRECGDPIPAKRLEALPGVGLCRACQEEREGSRD from the coding sequence ATGGACGTTTTTGATCAGGCTACCGAGCTGGAGCGCCTTGACCGCGAATCAGCCCTCTTGCGGGCCCGCGCCGCTGTGGATCGCGGCGGCCCGGAATGGATCAACGGCGTAGCCTGCTGCCGTGAATGCGGCGACCCCATCCCCGCCAAGCGCCTTGAAGCCCTGCCCGGTGTTGGCCTGTGCCGCGCCTGCCAGGAAGAACGCGAAGGCAGCCGCGACTAG
- a CDS encoding inorganic phosphate transporter, translated as MFDIPVLLALIVLVALVFDFTNGAHDCANAIATVVSTKVVTPRFAVGAAALLNLGGALLGTEVAKTLGSGIVLPHVVEGSHVLVLAALVGAITWNCITWYFGIPSSSSHALIGGLIGAAVADAGFSALNGKGIWDKVLVPLVASPLAGYAVGFCCMWIIYWICGHIHRRKVNASFRRLQLLSAAFMATSHGLNDAQKTMGIVTLALMIFGKIDTVEVPLWVKLSCAGAMALGTAVGGWKIVKTMGHRIFKLEPVHGFAAESSAALVITGASLMGAPVSTTHTISACIFGVGSTKRLSAVRWNVAANLVTAWVLTLPAAAGVGFVSYWLLHFIWN; from the coding sequence ATGTTTGATATCCCCGTGCTGCTGGCGCTCATTGTGCTGGTGGCCCTGGTGTTCGACTTCACCAATGGCGCGCACGACTGCGCCAACGCCATTGCCACCGTGGTTTCCACCAAGGTGGTGACGCCGCGTTTTGCGGTGGGCGCTGCGGCCTTGCTCAATCTGGGCGGGGCGCTGCTTGGTACTGAAGTGGCAAAAACACTGGGCAGCGGCATTGTTTTGCCGCACGTGGTGGAGGGGAGCCACGTACTTGTGCTGGCCGCTCTCGTGGGGGCCATCACCTGGAACTGCATAACCTGGTATTTCGGTATTCCGTCATCGTCTTCCCATGCCCTGATTGGCGGGCTTATCGGCGCCGCCGTGGCCGATGCAGGCTTTAGCGCGCTGAACGGCAAGGGCATCTGGGACAAGGTGCTGGTGCCCCTTGTGGCCTCGCCTCTGGCTGGCTACGCGGTGGGTTTTTGCTGCATGTGGATCATCTATTGGATCTGCGGGCATATACACCGGCGCAAGGTCAATGCCTCGTTCCGGCGTTTGCAACTGCTCTCCGCCGCATTTATGGCTACCAGCCACGGCCTCAACGATGCGCAGAAGACCATGGGCATCGTCACCCTGGCCCTGATGATTTTTGGCAAGATCGACACAGTGGAAGTGCCCCTGTGGGTCAAGCTTTCCTGCGCAGGGGCCATGGCTCTTGGCACCGCCGTGGGCGGCTGGAAAATTGTTAAGACCATGGGGCACCGTATTTTCAAGCTGGAGCCGGTGCACGGCTTTGCCGCGGAAAGCTCCGCCGCCCTGGTCATCACCGGCGCATCCCTCATGGGTGCCCCGGTCAGCACCACGCACACCATATCCGCCTGCATTTTTGGTGTGGGGTCTACCAAAAGGCTTTCAGCCGTGCGCTGGAATGTGGCCGCAAATCTGGTGACGGCATGGGTGCTCACCTTGCCCGCTGCTGCAGGCGTGGGGTTTGTTTCTTACTGGCTGCTGCATTTTATCTGGAACTGA
- a CDS encoding DUF47 domain-containing protein: protein MFPALLPKSAPFFAMLNEQNDLLRRMSALLVNMLEDVSNMDHVHKEIAFLEEEADLLHSKIIRALSQTFITPIDREDILRINQEQEECMDCLHSLSTRLHIFEFASIRFPALQMARTISSMLDLTYEMLAGLANRRDCHKTRAFRGLRSECDMVLAVGLAELMDEHQELTSKALMRVLKWSQAYERMNILLEQVNALAETIEEAVLKNV from the coding sequence ATGTTTCCTGCTCTACTGCCTAAATCCGCTCCGTTTTTTGCCATGCTCAACGAGCAGAATGATCTGCTGCGCCGCATGTCCGCCCTGCTGGTAAACATGCTGGAAGACGTTTCCAACATGGATCACGTGCACAAGGAAATCGCCTTTCTGGAAGAAGAGGCCGACCTGCTGCACAGCAAGATCATCCGGGCGCTTTCCCAGACGTTTATCACGCCCATTGACCGCGAAGACATCCTGCGCATCAACCAGGAACAGGAAGAGTGCATGGACTGCCTGCACAGCCTGAGCACGCGGCTGCATATTTTTGAATTTGCCTCGATCCGCTTTCCCGCCTTGCAGATGGCGCGCACCATCAGCTCCATGCTTGATTTGACCTATGAAATGCTTGCCGGCCTCGCCAATCGGCGCGACTGCCACAAGACCCGTGCTTTTCGCGGCCTGCGCAGCGAATGCGACATGGTGCTGGCCGTGGGCCTGGCGGAACTGATGGACGAGCATCAGGAACTGACAAGCAAGGCCCTCATGCGGGTGCTCAAGTGGAGTCAGGCCTATGAGCGTATGAACATCCTGCTTGAGCAGGTCAATGCGCTGGCGGAAACCATTGAAGAAGCGGTGCTGAAAAATGTTTGA
- a CDS encoding pseudouridine synthase gives MSNEISSASCAEPQEATAKQFEASGADMVGQRLDYALTLLLPQMGLRGRKRSIESGQVLVNGRSCTAAQRLRKGDVVSLADAPGADQQVQSAAAGATVTGACPADANVDTLPRLLERQGEFCFFYKPVGLHTAALTGGRGHSLESMLPQLMAGQGSTETDPQDDAGMSAEALSPQLMQRLDYGTSGIVCAALSPQAAKAFRLAEAAGRCEKRYIALLAGRLEEDFTVTFALRTDKRSKSRVLDRDAGCTRWTNFTPLHYFDGDDLPQLALTKDSQFHRVGLTLVGCRIRRGARHQIRAHAAAVGHPLWNDPLYADKDPEAEAQTSHGTFYLHHGGLLLPGANCVMPPPWSFLPEAVARQVLEWLTSID, from the coding sequence GTGAGCAATGAAATTTCCTCCGCATCTTGCGCCGAGCCGCAGGAAGCGACTGCAAAACAGTTTGAAGCCTCCGGTGCAGACATGGTCGGTCAGAGGCTGGACTATGCCCTGACCTTGCTGCTGCCGCAGATGGGCCTGCGAGGGCGCAAGCGCAGCATTGAAAGTGGTCAGGTACTCGTCAACGGGCGCTCCTGCACGGCGGCCCAACGTTTGCGCAAAGGGGATGTGGTTTCACTGGCTGATGCGCCGGGCGCAGATCAGCAGGTTCAGAGTGCCGCTGCTGGGGCAACCGTAACTGGCGCATGCCCCGCAGATGCAAATGTTGACACGTTGCCGCGTCTTTTGGAGCGTCAGGGCGAGTTCTGCTTTTTTTACAAGCCCGTGGGCCTGCACACTGCCGCTTTGACAGGCGGCAGGGGCCACAGCCTGGAGAGCATGCTGCCGCAGTTGATGGCAGGGCAGGGCTCCACTGAGACTGATCCCCAAGATGATGCGGGTATGAGTGCGGAGGCTTTGTCCCCTCAGTTGATGCAGCGTCTTGATTACGGCACTTCTGGCATTGTGTGCGCGGCGCTTTCCCCGCAGGCGGCCAAGGCTTTTCGGCTGGCCGAGGCGGCTGGCCGCTGCGAAAAGCGTTATATTGCGCTTTTGGCCGGGCGGCTGGAAGAAGATTTTACCGTGACTTTTGCCCTGCGCACGGACAAGCGCAGCAAAAGCCGCGTGCTTGATCGCGATGCCGGCTGCACGCGCTGGACAAATTTTACGCCTCTCCATTACTTTGATGGGGACGACCTGCCGCAACTCGCCCTCACAAAAGACTCCCAATTTCACCGTGTTGGGCTGACGCTGGTCGGGTGCCGCATCCGGCGTGGCGCGCGCCACCAAATCCGTGCGCATGCCGCCGCTGTGGGGCACCCCCTGTGGAACGATCCCCTTTACGCAGACAAAGATCCCGAAGCTGAAGCTCAAACATCCCACGGCACGTTCTATCTGCACCACGGCGGCCTGCTGCTGCCGGGGGCAAACTGCGTCATGCCGCCGCCCTGGTCTTTTTTGCCAGAAGCAGTTGCCCGGCAAGTCTTGGAGTGGCTGACATCTATTGATTAA
- a CDS encoding GAK system CofD-like protein — protein sequence MSESASLFCFPPLGPRLVFFTGGTALRVLSRELIHYTHNSVHLVTPFDSGGSSAALRRSFAMPAVGDIRNRLLALADSAVVPASVMEFCASRLPEQSAECNDPHELRQQLRAMSNEAHPAWAAMPPLFADALRLHLNFFLQRMPEDFDPFRACLGNLILAGGYLHHKRVFGPVMAFLSRLLQTRGVVLPIVSESLHLAAELEDGSLVVGQHRFKNLRGAVRRLFLTVHEPDRGTEQAKKLQTPCRPPLAPASVAYLRSAAAICYPMGSFYTSVLANLLPQNVGRAVAAVQCPKIFIPNTGTDAELHGLTVAGQTAMILRHLREDAPDAPTEALLQTVLVDARNGRYEGGLDAGERDALAQLGVRLVEKHMVYENDPQRHVPELTAKALLELVPGSSVTL from the coding sequence GTGAGCGAAAGTGCTTCGCTGTTCTGCTTTCCTCCGCTTGGCCCCAGACTGGTTTTTTTTACGGGCGGCACGGCTCTGCGCGTTCTGAGCCGTGAACTGATCCACTACACCCACAATTCCGTTCATCTCGTCACGCCCTTTGATTCCGGCGGCAGTTCTGCGGCACTGCGCCGCAGCTTTGCCATGCCTGCCGTGGGCGACATCCGCAACCGCCTGCTGGCTCTGGCCGACAGCGCGGTTGTGCCCGCCTCGGTAATGGAATTCTGCGCCAGCAGGCTGCCGGAACAGTCGGCGGAATGCAACGATCCGCACGAACTGCGCCAACAGTTGCGCGCCATGAGCAACGAGGCGCATCCCGCTTGGGCGGCAATGCCGCCGCTGTTTGCAGATGCCTTGCGCCTGCATCTCAATTTTTTTCTGCAACGCATGCCCGAAGATTTTGACCCCTTCCGCGCCTGCCTGGGCAATCTGATTCTGGCCGGGGGCTACCTGCACCACAAGCGGGTGTTTGGCCCGGTCATGGCCTTTCTCAGCCGCTTGCTGCAAACGCGCGGCGTGGTACTGCCCATTGTGAGCGAAAGCCTGCATCTGGCGGCGGAGCTGGAAGACGGTTCCCTTGTAGTGGGCCAGCACCGCTTTAAAAATCTCAGAGGCGCTGTGCGGCGGTTGTTCCTCACCGTGCACGAGCCTGACCGGGGAACCGAGCAGGCAAAAAAGTTGCAAACCCCCTGCCGTCCGCCCCTTGCCCCGGCCTCGGTGGCCTATCTGCGGTCGGCGGCGGCCATCTGCTACCCCATGGGCAGTTTTTACACCAGCGTGCTTGCCAACTTGTTGCCCCAGAATGTAGGGCGTGCCGTGGCTGCCGTTCAGTGCCCGAAAATTTTTATTCCCAATACCGGAACAGACGCCGAACTGCACGGCCTGACCGTGGCGGGGCAGACTGCCATGATTTTGCGGCATCTGCGCGAAGACGCCCCCGACGCCCCCACCGAGGCCCTGTTGCAGACCGTGCTGGTTGATGCCCGCAATGGTCGCTATGAGGGCGGGCTGGATGCTGGAGAGCGTGACGCCCTCGCCCAACTGGGTGTACGGCTGGTAGAAAAACATATGGTGTACGAAAATGATCCGCAGCGCCATGTGCCGGAATTAACCGCCAAAGCCCTGCTGGAGCTTGTTCCCGGCAGTTCGGTGACCCTGTGA
- a CDS encoding 3'-5' exonuclease, giving the protein MDMDVLRRRLSCEEINAMPLFHYEGPVQVIRTLEDWKNALPDLRSADLLGFDTETRPSFRKGRRNFPALIQLATANAVYLVQLAFLPFGPHVVEILANPDQVKAGVGIRDDMRDLGRLHDFEPAGLVDLGGVARAHKMPSQGLRTLAANFFGWRISKGSQCSNWSLMELTPRQIAYAATDAWIGRLIFLRMCEMGLIPSCRSACEVAPDSDALAAGSAV; this is encoded by the coding sequence ATGGATATGGACGTTTTGCGCCGCAGGTTGAGTTGCGAAGAAATCAACGCCATGCCCCTTTTTCATTACGAGGGGCCGGTGCAGGTTATTCGCACCCTGGAGGACTGGAAGAACGCGCTGCCGGATCTGCGATCCGCAGACCTGCTTGGATTTGATACGGAAACACGGCCTTCCTTTCGCAAGGGACGCCGCAATTTTCCGGCTTTGATCCAGCTTGCCACGGCCAATGCCGTGTATCTGGTGCAGTTGGCCTTTTTACCGTTCGGGCCACATGTGGTCGAGATTCTGGCAAACCCCGATCAGGTCAAGGCTGGTGTGGGCATCCGCGACGATATGCGTGATCTTGGCCGCCTGCATGACTTTGAGCCAGCGGGGCTGGTTGATCTTGGCGGTGTGGCACGCGCGCACAAAATGCCGAGCCAGGGGTTGCGCACCCTTGCGGCCAATTTTTTTGGCTGGCGTATTTCCAAGGGTTCGCAGTGTTCAAACTGGAGCCTCATGGAACTGACGCCGCGTCAGATTGCCTACGCCGCCACAGATGCCTGGATCGGGCGGCTGATTTTTTTGCGCATGTGCGAAATGGGACTCATCCCCTCCTGTCGCAGCGCCTGTGAGGTTGCGCCGGACAGCGATGCCCTGGCAGCGGGGAGCGCCGTGTGA
- the mnmE gene encoding tRNA uridine-5-carboxymethylaminomethyl(34) synthesis GTPase MnmE produces the protein MDTAVQTERGDTIAAIATPPGAGGIGIVRLSGPRAKEVLARMFLPLSAQVENFHPWLLHRGRVLDWNGEALDDALAVFMPGPRTFTGEDVAEIHSHGGPFLVQAVLESALRHGARQAERGEFSRRAFVNGRMDLSQAEAVAELIAAPSREALRYGLNRLEGVLGRRTAELREELEMLRAQMCLAVDFPDEEVEGMEPAALCEVLDRVMLAVRRLLAGSRRAQIVQQGAVVVLAGAVNAGKSSLLNALLGRERALVTDIPGTTRDFLEETCNLDGLPVRLTDTAGLRQAEETVEQLGVTRSREKVSQADLVVLVLDGGLLGEEGAAAEVCPDPAAREVLDSVGDTPLLVVWNKCDICMPKVFPPRWIGARTCCAVSALSDTYVEELATMLRSVLLGGGSDTAPEDGLAPNARQSMALEKALKELEGLRADVVAGQPYDCCAVRLDMAAAHLGEVTGLSSPAEVLNSIFAQFCIGK, from the coding sequence ATGGATACAGCAGTGCAGACAGAACGTGGCGACACCATCGCCGCCATTGCGACCCCTCCCGGTGCCGGGGGGATTGGCATCGTGCGCCTTTCTGGCCCTCGGGCCAAGGAAGTTCTTGCCCGCATGTTCCTGCCCCTTTCAGCACAGGTGGAAAATTTCCATCCCTGGCTTTTGCACCGGGGCCGCGTGCTGGACTGGAACGGCGAGGCGCTCGATGATGCCCTGGCTGTTTTCATGCCTGGGCCGCGTACCTTTACGGGTGAAGATGTGGCCGAAATTCACAGCCATGGCGGCCCTTTTCTGGTGCAGGCCGTGCTTGAAAGCGCGCTGCGCCACGGGGCGCGTCAGGCAGAACGCGGCGAATTTTCGCGTCGCGCCTTTGTCAACGGGCGTATGGATCTGAGCCAGGCCGAAGCCGTCGCCGAGCTTATAGCCGCCCCCTCGCGCGAGGCACTGCGCTACGGGCTCAACCGCCTTGAAGGCGTTCTTGGTCGGCGCACTGCCGAACTGCGTGAAGAACTGGAAATGCTGCGCGCCCAGATGTGCCTTGCCGTGGATTTTCCTGACGAAGAAGTTGAAGGCATGGAGCCAGCCGCCCTCTGCGAAGTTCTCGACAGGGTCATGCTGGCTGTGCGGCGGTTGCTGGCCGGGAGCAGACGGGCCCAGATCGTGCAGCAGGGCGCTGTAGTTGTGCTGGCTGGCGCGGTAAATGCCGGCAAGTCCAGCCTTCTCAATGCGCTGCTAGGGCGCGAGCGCGCGCTTGTGACCGATATCCCCGGCACAACGCGTGATTTTCTGGAAGAAACATGCAATCTTGACGGTCTGCCCGTACGCCTGACAGACACTGCAGGCCTGCGACAGGCTGAAGAAACCGTTGAGCAGCTTGGCGTAACGCGCAGCCGCGAAAAAGTTTCTCAGGCTGATCTTGTTGTTCTTGTGCTTGATGGCGGCCTGCTGGGCGAGGAAGGTGCGGCGGCAGAGGTCTGCCCGGACCCTGCGGCCCGCGAGGTTCTTGACTCTGTGGGCGACACGCCCCTGCTCGTGGTGTGGAACAAATGTGACATTTGCATGCCAAAAGTGTTCCCTCCCCGCTGGATTGGTGCGCGAACCTGTTGCGCAGTGAGCGCACTTTCCGATACATATGTCGAAGAGCTTGCAACCATGTTGCGATCTGTGCTGCTTGGGGGCGGTTCGGATACCGCGCCGGAAGACGGCCTTGCGCCCAACGCAAGGCAATCCATGGCGCTGGAAAAGGCTTTGAAAGAACTTGAAGGGCTGCGTGCTGATGTTGTTGCAGGGCAGCCTTACGATTGTTGCGCGGTCAGACTCGATATGGCCGCCGCTCATCTGGGGGAAGTGACCGGGCTTTCCAGCCCGGCTGAAGTGCTTAACAGCATATTTGCCCAATTCTGCATTGGTAAGTAA
- a CDS encoding protein jag, with protein MEGFKEFQGKDLDSAIEEACGYFNTAREKLEIEIVQDAKSGIFGIVGARKAKVRARRVQLRETMESILGRKNGEGASAPAPSAGQPASASENAGSAEQRKNGGNRQEQAPTAAPESSAPSAPKAPVAPTAPEVQAEKGRGDGRDRQQEARPQRNQQDDRRNQQDDRRNRGRNRKPQSLDAFESEEELDAAINGNVLDKPADRPFDRRGERNGKPDRNGAKPSGRNSRNDRGRERTGRNAEGEGVEAVNPAETPAREARGRRNDSRPDNRPDNRSDNRPDSRGNGRAEVRSPQRENNRPERAPRPDAPVDGLEDDFEAAGEGLPVTPLEQLDAAKLEALVDETVRKLIRPITGDGVGITVKIGGGRVYVGIDCDEDSGLLIGREGQTLAALQYMISRIVSRGMNAAVRVQLDAGEYRRRQDEKLREMALALADKVRQSGRSYSTRPLSSYHRRIVHVCLQEAVDVQTRSTGDGPMKRVVIMRRKGERV; from the coding sequence ATGGAAGGATTTAAGGAATTCCAGGGAAAGGATCTCGACAGCGCCATAGAGGAAGCCTGCGGCTACTTCAACACAGCGCGTGAAAAGCTCGAGATTGAAATAGTGCAGGACGCCAAGTCCGGCATATTCGGCATCGTGGGGGCGCGCAAGGCCAAGGTTCGGGCAAGGCGCGTGCAGCTGCGCGAAACTATGGAAAGCATTCTGGGCAGAAAGAACGGCGAAGGGGCTTCGGCCCCTGCGCCGTCTGCCGGGCAGCCCGCATCTGCGAGTGAGAACGCCGGATCTGCGGAGCAGCGCAAAAACGGCGGCAATCGGCAGGAGCAAGCACCTACGGCTGCACCTGAATCGTCTGCCCCGTCAGCCCCCAAGGCTCCCGTTGCTCCCACCGCTCCGGAGGTTCAGGCCGAAAAGGGCCGGGGCGATGGGCGCGACCGCCAGCAGGAGGCCCGGCCTCAGCGCAATCAGCAAGACGACAGACGTAACCAGCAGGATGACAGGCGCAACCGGGGCCGCAACCGCAAGCCGCAGTCTCTGGACGCCTTTGAGAGTGAAGAAGAGCTGGACGCCGCCATTAATGGCAATGTGCTGGATAAACCTGCTGATCGGCCTTTTGACCGCCGGGGTGAGCGTAACGGCAAGCCTGACAGAAATGGCGCCAAGCCTTCCGGCAGAAATTCCAGAAACGACCGGGGCCGCGAGCGCACAGGCAGAAATGCCGAAGGCGAAGGCGTGGAGGCGGTTAATCCCGCCGAGACTCCTGCACGCGAAGCCAGAGGGCGACGCAATGATTCCCGGCCGGACAACCGGCCTGACAATCGTTCAGATAACCGCCCCGACAGCAGGGGCAACGGCAGGGCAGAGGTCCGTTCCCCACAGCGCGAGAACAATCGCCCCGAGCGCGCACCGCGCCCTGACGCCCCGGTTGATGGACTGGAAGATGATTTTGAAGCCGCAGGCGAAGGTTTGCCGGTTACTCCTCTGGAGCAGCTTGACGCCGCTAAGCTTGAAGCCCTTGTGGATGAAACCGTGCGCAAGCTCATCCGCCCCATCACTGGGGACGGCGTGGGCATCACCGTCAAGATCGGCGGTGGCAGGGTTTATGTGGGCATTGATTGCGATGAAGACTCCGGTCTTCTGATAGGCCGCGAAGGGCAGACCCTTGCCGCCCTGCAATACATGATATCGCGCATTGTATCGCGCGGCATGAACGCTGCCGTGCGGGTGCAGCTTGACGCCGGTGAATACCGCCGCCGTCAGGATGAAAAACTGCGCGAAATGGCTCTGGCTCTTGCAGACAAGGTGCGCCAGAGCGGGCGCTCCTACTCCACAAGGCCGCTTTCTTCGTACCATCGGCGTATTGTGCACGTGTGCCTGCAAGAGGCTGTTGACGTGCAGACCCGCAGCACGGGCGATGGCCCCATGAAGCGCGTGGTCATCATGCGCAGAAAGGGAGAACGCGTCTAG